One region of Danio aesculapii chromosome 7, fDanAes4.1, whole genome shotgun sequence genomic DNA includes:
- the LOC130232556 gene encoding histone H2B 1/2-like, whose amino-acid sequence MPEPAKTAPKKGSKKAVTKAAGKGGKKRKRTRKESYAIYVYKVLKQVHPDTGISSKAMGIMNSFVNDIFERIAGEASRLAHYNKRSTITSREIQTAVRLLLPGELAKHAVSEGTKAVTKYTSSK is encoded by the coding sequence ATGCCTGAGCCAGCCAAGACTGCGCCCAAGAAGGGCTCCAAGAAAGCCGTGACGAAAGCCGCCGGTAAAGGAGGAAAGAAGCGCAAGAGGACCAGGAAGGAGAGCTACGCTATCTACGTGTACAAAGTGCTGAAGCAGGTTCATCCTGACACCGGCATCTCCTCCAAGGCCATGGGCATCATGAACTCGTTCGTCAACGACATCTTCGAGCGCATCGCCGGTGAGGCTTCTCGTCTCGCCCATTACaacaagcgctccaccatcaccTCCAGAGAGATCCAGACCGCCGTGAGACTGCTGCTGCCCGGGGAGCTGGCCAAACACGCCGTATCTGAGGGCACCAAGGCCGTCACCAAATACACCAGCTCCAAGTAG
- the LOC130232561 gene encoding histone H4: MSGRGKGGKGLGKGGAKRHRKVLRDNIQGITKPAIRRLARRGGVKRISGLIYEETRGVLKVFLENVIRDAVTYTEHAKRKTVTAMDVVYALKRQGRTLYGFGG; encoded by the coding sequence ATGTCCGGAAGAGGCAAAGGCGGAAAGGGACTCGGTAAAGGAGGCGCAAAGCGTCACCGTAAAGTTCTTCGCGATAACATCCAGGGAATCACCAAACCCGCCATTCGCCGTCTGGCTCGCCGTGGTGGTGTGAAGCGTATCTCTGGGTTGATCTACGAGGAGACTCGCGGGGTGTTGAAGGTGTTTCTGGAGAACGTGATCCGCGATGCCGTCACCTACACCGAGCATGCCAAGAGGAAGACCGTCACCGCCATGGATGTGGTGTACGCGCTGAAGCGACAGGGACGCACTCTGTACGGCTTCGGTGGATAA
- the LOC130232557 gene encoding histone H2B 1/2, with amino-acid sequence MPEPAKAAPKKGSKKAVTKTAGKGGKKRKRTRKESYAIYVYKVLKQVHPDTGISSKAMGIMNSFVNDIFERIAGEASRLAHYNKRSTITSREIQTAVRLLLPGELAKHAVSEGTKAVTKYTSSK; translated from the coding sequence ATGCCTGAACCCGCCAAAGCTGCGCCCAAGAAGGGCTCTAAGAAAGCCGTGACGAAGACCGCCGGTAAAGGTGGAAAGAAGCGCAAGAGGACCAGAAAGGAGAGCTACGCTATCTACGTGTACAAAGTGCTGAAGCAGGTTCACCCCGACACCGGTATCTCCTCCAAGGCCATGGGCATCATGAACTCGTTCGTCAACGACATCTTCGAGCGCATCGCCGGTGAGGCTTCTCGTCTCGCCCATTACaacaagcgctccaccatcaccTCCAGAGAGATCCAGACCGCAGTGAGACTGCTGCTGCCCGGAGAGCTGGCCAAACACGCCGTGTCTGAGGGCACCAAGGCCGTCACCAAATACACCAGTTCCAAGTAG
- the LOC130232549 gene encoding histone H1-like, whose product MAETAPAPAAPAKAPKKKSAAKAKKAGPGVGELIVKAVSASKERSGMSLAAMKKALAASGYDVEKNNSRVKLAIKNMVTKGVLKQVKGTGASGSFKLNKQQAEPKKKPAKKAAPKAKKPAAAKKPKSAAVKKPAAKKSPKKAKKPAAAAKKATKSPKKAKKPAAPKKAAKSPKKAKVAKPKTAKPKAAKPKKAAPKKK is encoded by the coding sequence ATGGCAGAAACCGCCCCAGCTCCAGCTGCGCCAGCTAAAGCGCCCAAGAAGAAGTCGGCTGCTAAAGCCAAGAAGGCCGGACCAGGCGTTGGCGAACTGATCGTTAAAGCAGTGTCCGCGTCTAAGGAGAGGAGCGGTATGTCCCTCGCCGCCATGAAGAAGGCTCTTGCCGCCAGTGGCTACGACGTGGAGAAGAACAACTCCCGCGTCAAGCTCGCCATCAAGAATATGGTGACCAAAGGCGTCCTGAAGCAGGTTAAGGGGACCGGTGCCTCCGGCTCCTTCAAGCTTAACAAGCAACAAGCTGAGCCCAAGAAGAAGCCAGCCAAGAAAGCGGCTCCCAAAGCCAAGAAACCCGCCGCCGCCAAAAAGCCCAAGAGCGCTGCTGTAAAGAAGCCCGCCGCTAAAAAGTCACCCAAGAAGGCTAAGAAACCCGCAGCTGCCGCCAAGAAGGCGACCAAGAGCCCCAAGAAGGCCAAGAAGCCCGCGGCCCCCAAGAAGGCAGCTAAGAGCCCTAAGAAGGCCAAGGTGGCTAAGCCCAAGACGGCGAAGCCTAAAGCGGCCAAGCCTAAAAAGGCAGCGCCCAAGAAGAAGTAA
- the LOC130232552 gene encoding histone H2A codes for MSGRGKTGGKARAKAKTRSSRAGLQFPVGRVHRLLRKGNYAERVGAGAPVYLAAVLEYLTAEILELAGNAARDNKKTRIIPRHLQLAVRNDEELNKLLGGVTIAQGGVLPNIQAVLLPKKTEKAAKGK; via the coding sequence ATGAGCGGTAGAGGCAAAACAGGAGGCAAAGCTAGAGCTAAGGCCAAGACTCGCTCTTCCAGGGCTGGACTGCAGTTCCCCGTCGGCCGTGTCCACAGGCTGCTCCGCAAAGGCAACTATGCTGAGCGCGTCGGTGCCGGTGCTCCGGTGTATCTGGCAGCTGTGCTTGAGTATCTAACTGCTGAGATCCTGGAGTTGGCTGGAAACGCCGCTCGGGACAACAAGAAGACCCGTATCATTCCCCGTCATCTGCAGTTGGCAGTGCGTAACGATGAGGAGCTGAACAAACTGCTTGGCGGAGTGACTATCGCACAGGGCGGTGTGCTGCCCAACATCCAGGCGGTGCTGCTGCCTAAGAAGACCGAGAAAGCTGCCAAAGGCAAATAA
- the LOC130232562 gene encoding histone H4 gives MSGRGKGGKGLGKGGAKRHRKVLRDNIQGITKPAIRRLARRGGVKRISGLIYEETRGVLKVFLENVIRDAVTYTEHAKRKTVTAMDVVYALKRQGRTLYGFGG, from the coding sequence ATGTCTGGAAGAGGCAAAGGCGGAAAGGGACTAGGTAAAGGAGGCGCAAAGCGTCACCGTAAAGTTCTTCGCGATAACATTCAGGGAATCACCAAACCCGCCATTCGCCGTCTGGCTCGTCGTGGTGGTGTGAAGCGTATCTCTGGGCTGATCTACGAGGAGACTCGCGGGGTGTTGAAGGTGTTTCTGGAGAACGTGATCCGCGATGCTGTCACCTACACCGAGCATGCCAAGAGGAAGACGGTCACCGCAATGGATGTGGTGTACGCGCTGAAGCGACAGGGACGCACTCTGTACGGCTTCGGTGGATAA
- the LOC130232555 gene encoding histone H2B 1/2-like: MPEPAKTAPKKGSKKAVTKTAGKGGKKRKRTRKESYAIYVYKVLKQVHPDTGISSKAMGIMNSFVNDIFERIAGEASRLAHYNKRSTITSREIQTAVRLLLPGELAKHAVSEGTKAVTKYTSSK, encoded by the coding sequence ATGCCTGAACCCGCCAAGACTGCGCCCAAGAAGGGCTCCAAGAAAGCCGTGACGAAGAccgctggtaaaggaggaaagaagCGCAAGAGGACCAGGAAGGAGAGTTATGCTATCTACGTGTACAAAGTGCTGAAGCAGGTTCATCCTGACACCGGTATCTCCTCCAAGGCCATGGGCATCATGAACTCTTTCGTCAACGACATCTTCGAGCGCATCGCCGGTGAGGCTTCTCGTCTCGCCCATTACaacaagcgctccaccatcaccTCCAGAGAGATCCAGACCGCCGTGAGGCTGCTGCTGCCCGGGGAGCTGGCCAAACACGCCGTATCTGAGGGTACCAAGGCCGTCACTAAATACACCAGCTCCAAGTAA
- the zgc:92594 gene encoding E3 ubiquitin/ISG15 ligase TRIM25, producing MASSTGDTSVLEEELTCPVCLDLYRDPHLLPCGHNFCLPCLRRLKGRSDRGRLRCPECRQTHRSAAAWQKNFKLANIADGFRRRSQPERSAQSRSEPEHSRTEVQCDYCPAEGADGGKAVKTCLKCEVSMCPTHVRPHLELPAFREHPLVEPLADMSMRKCSDHDEMLRYYCVDERLFLCNACTIEGTHSGHTIKTLKNAMKDFMVYLDIQQHKTSRKLLKVERNRQEQTEIERHAKVYRDDTDQHLEAFRESSVAHLDGFLSSLRECMSSYDVEQTSGVQQNLSRISQDQSRLQEVRSGFQRLQQQSDAFQFIKDYNSSMKRYRRLLRKPLFFPDEPAVDTEPLFETMEGKMEEFIAELRQSTSTLLNTVCEFEGADGEVEDENEDEESFDEDDDDEDDSEEEMRSEEEEQILTASDDEDYTPEEEEEDDED from the exons ATGGCGTCGTCAACTGGAGACACCAGCGTTCTGGAGGAGGAGCTGACCTGTCCGGTGTGTCTGGATCTGTACCGTGATCCACACCTGCTGCCCTGCGGACACAACTTCTGCCTGCCGTGTTTGCGAAGACTGAAAGGTCGCTCGGACCGCGGCCGGCTGCGTTGTCCCGAGTGCCGGCAGACCCACCGCAGTGCTGCGGCCTGGCAGAAAAACTTCAAGCTAGCCAACATCGCTGACGGTTTCCGGCGCCGCAGCCAACCAGAGCGCAGCGCACAGAGCCGCAGCGAGCCAGAGCACAGCCGCACAGAAGTGCAGTGCGATTACtgtccagcagagggcgctgATGGAGGGAAAGCGGTGAAAACGTGTTTAAAGTGCGAAGTGTCCATGTGTCCGACACACGTACGGCCTCACCTGGAGCTGCCGGCGTTCAGAGAGCATCCGCTGGTGGAGCCACTCGCCGACATGAGCATGAGGAAATGCTCCGATCACGACGAGATGCTCCGATATTACTGCGTAGACGAACGCTTGTTTCTGTGTAACGCCTGCACCATTGAGGgaacacacagcggacacaccaTCAAAACACTGAAGAACGCCATGAAAGACTTTATG GTTTATCTGGACATTCAGCAGCACAAGACGAGTCGGAAACTCCTGAAGGTGGAGCGCAACAGACAGGAGCAAACGGAGATCGAGAGACACGCAAAG GTATATCGGGACGACACAGACCAGCATCTGGAGGCGTTCAGAGAGAGCTCAGTTGCACATCTGGACGGTTTTCTGTCTTCTCTGCGCGAGTGCATGAGCTCGTATGATGTGGAGCAGACTTCAGGAGTCCAGCAGAACCTGAGCCGCATCTCGCAGGACCAGAGCCGGCTGCAGGAGGTGCGATCCGGCTTCCAGAGGCTGCAGCAGCAGAGCGACGCCTTCCAGTTCATCAAG GATTATAATTCATCTATGAAAAG gtacCGCAGACTGCTGAGGAAGCCTCTGTTTTTCCCTGATGAGCCAGCAGTGGACACTGAGCCGCTGTTCGAAACGATGGAGGGAAAGATGGAGGAGTTCATCGCTGAGCTGCGGCAGAGCACCAGCACACTGCTCAACACCGTCT GTGAATTTGAGGGTGCGGACGGTGAGGTGGAGGATGAAAATGAGGACGAGGAGAGTtttgatgaggatgatgatgatgaagatgacagCGAAGAAGAAATGAGGAGTGAAGAAGAAGAGCAAATCCTCACAGCGTCTGATGATGAAGATTACACtccagaagaagaagaggaggatgaTGAAGACTAG